A single region of the Actinoplanes sp. SE50/110 genome encodes:
- a CDS encoding AAA family ATPase, with translation MEFIEIGNALERLLAILAVVAHGLGRLVLVSGGLGSGKSTLLHRFWREAGQGDAVFLSASGSVAESGLQFGVVEQLFVSGDLPGDLADRVLLRVGEAAGQSEEAPDPEALTEIARESCAALLALSRERTVVVLVDDLQFVDQASREVLLFLARRLRSAPVLFVFSEWLWPQPTLPGYRAELSRLPHRQMCLSALTERTVTRMVERELPAAAAAAVAPAIYRQSAGNPLLVAALLDEYRARPGSLADGLASGRAFGQAVVASLRRWGPWLLDVVQALVVLGDRATAADVSRLCGVRVGKVQQVLEIMTSAGLVEDGRLRHVAASDAVLDSMPPDRLARLNGQAAEVLLQAGDTGMRLAEHLVAAGAAETSWAVTALLDGAERALAADRVEFAMQCLELALRGSREPERKAVIGASIVRAAWRIQPSLGAPYREHLRTAALTGGLSDTDVFVALRQALWQGDLENATATYQALTGPGRHSDPQVAARARLAYQWVHGPGQTLVAEADQPDPRTGDDLWSQAAHTLGKVWGERVRKSITISAEHVLRSSPLGDTTIEAIGTALLALTLSNRAEEAAVWCDRLIDEARRRGARTWQAVLSSLRARIALHRGELGTAVRLAEDSLRLMQPSDWGICVGLPLGTLAMAQTALGRHEEAEATLHRPVPDAMFGTRHGLWYLRARGHHHLACDRLLAALTDFQDCGRLARNWGMDVPALLPWRSDLAEAYLRLGEPGTARPLVEAQLERAGTADVATRGMSLRILAACGEADWRESLLREAVEALEKTGDRRELSRALVDLSQVYYDSGDLGQARNLARRAEQEAKACEIPLRAAHRDVACHAGAVRGAEPVVPTAAAGDEQVPVSGAVLSGAEIRVARLAGLGHTNREISKKLFLTVSTVEQHLTRVYRKLGITSRAELPAGLAARGQELGVAEPSELYTAG, from the coding sequence TTGGAATTCATAGAAATCGGTAATGCGCTGGAGCGCCTGCTCGCCATCCTGGCGGTGGTGGCGCACGGACTGGGCCGGCTGGTGCTGGTCAGCGGGGGACTCGGCAGCGGCAAGAGCACGCTGCTGCACCGGTTCTGGCGGGAGGCCGGTCAGGGGGACGCGGTCTTCCTGAGCGCGTCCGGTTCGGTCGCCGAGAGCGGCCTGCAGTTCGGCGTCGTCGAGCAGTTGTTCGTCAGCGGCGACCTGCCCGGCGACCTCGCCGACCGGGTGCTCCTGCGGGTCGGCGAGGCGGCCGGCCAGAGCGAGGAAGCGCCGGACCCGGAGGCGCTGACCGAGATCGCCCGGGAATCCTGCGCCGCGCTGCTCGCCCTGTCCCGGGAGCGCACCGTCGTGGTGCTCGTCGACGACCTGCAGTTCGTCGACCAGGCGTCCCGCGAGGTGCTGCTGTTCCTGGCCCGCCGGCTGCGCTCGGCTCCCGTGCTGTTCGTCTTCAGTGAGTGGCTCTGGCCGCAGCCCACCCTGCCCGGGTACCGCGCCGAGCTGTCCCGGCTGCCGCACCGCCAGATGTGCCTGTCCGCGCTGACCGAGCGCACCGTCACCCGGATGGTGGAGCGGGAGCTGCCGGCGGCGGCCGCGGCGGCGGTGGCGCCGGCCATCTACCGGCAGAGCGCGGGCAACCCGCTGCTGGTGGCGGCGCTGCTGGACGAGTACCGGGCCCGGCCCGGCTCGCTGGCCGACGGGCTCGCCTCGGGCCGGGCGTTCGGCCAGGCCGTGGTCGCCTCCCTGCGGCGCTGGGGTCCCTGGCTGCTGGACGTGGTCCAGGCGCTGGTGGTGCTCGGCGACCGGGCCACCGCCGCCGACGTCTCCCGGCTGTGCGGGGTGCGGGTCGGCAAGGTGCAGCAGGTGCTGGAGATCATGACCTCGGCCGGCCTGGTCGAGGACGGCCGGCTGCGGCACGTCGCGGCCAGCGACGCGGTACTCGACAGCATGCCGCCGGACCGCCTGGCGCGGCTCAACGGGCAGGCGGCCGAGGTGCTGCTGCAGGCCGGGGACACCGGGATGCGGCTGGCCGAGCACCTGGTCGCGGCCGGTGCGGCGGAGACCTCCTGGGCGGTCACCGCACTGCTCGACGGCGCCGAGCGGGCGCTGGCCGCGGACCGGGTCGAGTTCGCCATGCAATGCCTGGAGCTGGCCCTGCGGGGCAGCCGGGAGCCGGAGCGCAAGGCGGTGATCGGTGCCAGCATCGTGCGCGCGGCGTGGCGGATCCAGCCGTCGCTGGGCGCGCCCTACCGGGAGCACCTGCGGACCGCGGCGCTGACCGGCGGCCTGTCCGACACCGACGTGTTCGTGGCGCTGCGGCAGGCGCTGTGGCAGGGCGACCTGGAGAACGCGACCGCGACGTACCAGGCGCTGACCGGCCCCGGGCGGCACTCGGATCCACAGGTCGCGGCCCGTGCCCGGCTGGCCTACCAGTGGGTGCACGGCCCCGGGCAGACCCTGGTGGCCGAGGCCGACCAGCCGGACCCGCGGACCGGCGACGACCTGTGGAGCCAGGCCGCGCACACGCTGGGCAAGGTCTGGGGCGAGCGGGTCCGCAAGTCGATCACGATCAGTGCCGAGCACGTGCTGCGCAGCAGCCCGCTGGGCGACACCACGATCGAGGCGATCGGCACCGCGCTGCTCGCGCTGACCCTGAGCAACCGGGCCGAGGAGGCGGCGGTCTGGTGCGACCGGCTGATCGACGAGGCCCGCCGCCGCGGCGCGCGCACCTGGCAGGCGGTGCTGAGCAGCCTGCGGGCCCGGATCGCGCTGCACCGCGGCGAGCTGGGCACGGCGGTGCGGCTGGCCGAGGACTCGCTGCGGCTGATGCAGCCCTCCGACTGGGGCATCTGCGTGGGCCTGCCGCTGGGCACCCTGGCGATGGCGCAGACCGCGCTGGGCCGGCACGAGGAGGCCGAGGCCACCCTGCACCGGCCGGTCCCGGACGCGATGTTCGGCACCCGCCACGGCCTGTGGTACCTGCGCGCCCGCGGCCACCACCACCTGGCCTGCGACCGGTTGCTCGCGGCGCTCACCGACTTCCAGGACTGCGGCCGGCTGGCCCGAAACTGGGGGATGGACGTGCCGGCCCTGCTGCCCTGGCGCAGCGACCTGGCCGAGGCGTACCTGCGGCTGGGCGAGCCGGGCACCGCCCGCCCGCTGGTCGAGGCGCAGCTGGAGCGGGCCGGTACCGCCGACGTGGCGACCCGCGGCATGTCGCTGCGCATCCTGGCGGCGTGCGGCGAGGCGGACTGGCGGGAGTCGCTGTTGCGCGAGGCGGTCGAGGCGCTGGAGAAGACCGGGGACCGGCGGGAGCTGTCCCGGGCGCTGGTCGACCTGAGCCAGGTCTACTACGACTCCGGTGATCTGGGTCAGGCCCGGAACCTGGCGCGCCGGGCCGAGCAGGAGGCCAAGGCGTGCGAGATCCCGCTGCGGGCGGCGCACCGCGACGTGGCCTGCCATGCCGGGGCGGTCCGCGGTGCCGAGCCGGTCGTGCCGACCGCCGCCGCCGGGGACGAACAGGTCCCGGTCTCCGGCGCGGTGCTCAGCGGTGCGGAGATCCGGGTGGCCCGGCTGGCCGGGCTCGGCCACACCAACCGGGAGATCAGCAAGAAGCTGTTCCTGACCGTCAGCACGGTCGAGCAGCACCTGACCCGGGTGTACCGCAAGCTGGGCATCACCAGCCGGGCCGAGCTGCCGGCCGGACTGGCCGCGCGAGGCCAGGAGTTGGGCGTGGCCGAGCCGTCCGAGCTGTACACCGCCGGCTGA
- a CDS encoding MFS transporter: MTQIKRQAGRREWIALAVLSIPPLLVSMDITVLYFAIPQITNDLRPTTTQQLWMIDIYGFLLAGMLIALGDLADRLGRRTLLLLGLAVFGLASLGASFANSPETLIVARAVQGIGAAALMPAGLALLRNLFEDDGQRRTAITIWSIGVASGAGIGPVISGVLLHNFWWGSVFLVNVPIIAVALILTAVLVPNFKVAPGSMGRFDFFGALLSLVAVLAIIWGVKEGAINGFHAKPLTALIGGLVAAALFLYRQTHLTHPMIDPKLFRTKGFTPVLVLSLTGFFCVIGFGVFSTQWLMEVKGLGPLQAGLWMMASPLLAGGIVPVATGMVNKVRPAYLITGGFVLATIGYVIMSQVKADSPILLVVSGTVCIGIGTASIFALLTDMVIAVAPVDQTAAVSALSKTMQELGGALGIAIFGTVGASVYRHYFDAHLPSGLPADVVAGARQTMGAASGIAASLPDQVAKPLLEVARIGFSNSLATTAVVGIAVAAGSALLTVTRLRHVRYTTEEVAAKATAEPAEAEIAPVA; this comes from the coding sequence AAGCGGCAAGCAGGGCGCCGGGAGTGGATCGCACTCGCCGTCCTCTCCATCCCTCCGCTCCTGGTTTCGATGGACATCACCGTCCTCTACTTCGCGATTCCGCAGATCACGAATGACCTTCGGCCCACCACCACGCAGCAGCTGTGGATGATCGACATCTACGGCTTCCTGCTCGCCGGCATGCTGATCGCGCTGGGTGACCTCGCCGACCGTCTTGGCCGGCGCACACTGCTGCTGCTGGGCCTCGCCGTGTTCGGTCTCGCGTCGCTCGGTGCCTCCTTCGCCAACAGCCCCGAGACGCTGATCGTGGCCCGAGCCGTGCAGGGGATCGGGGCGGCCGCGCTGATGCCCGCCGGCCTCGCCCTGCTGCGCAACCTCTTCGAGGATGACGGGCAGCGGCGGACGGCGATCACCATCTGGTCGATCGGTGTCGCCTCCGGCGCCGGCATCGGCCCGGTGATCAGCGGCGTGCTGCTGCACAACTTCTGGTGGGGCTCGGTCTTCCTGGTCAACGTCCCGATCATCGCGGTGGCGCTGATCCTGACCGCGGTTCTGGTGCCCAACTTCAAGGTCGCGCCCGGCAGCATGGGGCGCTTCGACTTCTTCGGCGCGCTGCTGTCGCTGGTCGCGGTGCTGGCCATCATCTGGGGTGTCAAGGAGGGTGCGATCAACGGCTTCCACGCCAAGCCGCTGACCGCGCTGATCGGTGGCCTGGTCGCCGCCGCGCTGTTCCTCTACCGGCAGACCCACCTCACGCACCCGATGATCGACCCGAAGCTGTTCCGCACCAAGGGCTTCACCCCGGTGCTCGTGCTCAGCCTCACCGGCTTCTTCTGCGTGATCGGCTTCGGTGTCTTCAGCACCCAGTGGCTGATGGAGGTCAAGGGTCTCGGCCCGCTGCAGGCCGGTCTCTGGATGATGGCGTCGCCGCTGCTGGCCGGCGGCATCGTCCCGGTCGCCACCGGCATGGTCAACAAGGTCCGCCCGGCCTACCTGATCACCGGCGGCTTCGTCCTGGCCACCATCGGCTACGTGATCATGTCGCAGGTCAAGGCGGACAGCCCGATCCTGCTGGTGGTCTCCGGCACGGTATGCATCGGTATCGGTACCGCGTCGATCTTCGCGCTGCTCACCGACATGGTCATCGCGGTGGCCCCGGTCGACCAGACGGCCGCGGTCTCGGCGCTGTCCAAGACCATGCAGGAGCTCGGCGGCGCCCTGGGCATCGCGATCTTCGGCACCGTCGGCGCCTCGGTCTACCGGCACTACTTCGACGCGCACCTGCCGAGCGGTCTGCCGGCCGACGTGGTCGCCGGTGCCCGCCAGACGATGGGCGCCGCGAGCGGCATCGCCGCCTCGCTGCCTGACCAGGTGGCCAAGCCGCTGCTGGAGGTCGCCCGGATCGGCTTCTCCAACTCGCTGGCCACCACGGCGGTGGTGGGCATCGCGGTGGCCGCCGGCTCGGCGCTGCTGACCGTGACCCGCCTGCGCCACGTGCGGTACACGACCGAGGAGGTGGCGGCGAAGGCCACCGCCGAGCCGGCCGAGGCCGAGATCGCGCCGGTCGCCTGA